The Humulus lupulus chromosome 4, drHumLupu1.1, whole genome shotgun sequence genome has a window encoding:
- the LOC133832875 gene encoding protein FAR1-RELATED SEQUENCE 5-like gives MQFLRSNRAIPDCMGAQVMSMRQSGIRTCHILNHLAAERGGHEYVPFLKKDLYNWIGRQRQLEEEEETDAEGALGYLECLGLRDPNFFETHTIDGEYRLADLFWADGILRDDYGHFGEIIAFDTTYKKNAYNKPLLLFVGVNHHFRTVVFAVALLYDEKEDTNIWLLEEFLQCMNNKLPLVVVTDGDKAMAKAIEKVMPNAVHQEEFDKSWGGLVTEFQLQDSQWAAITYNNRRSWAECFLRGNFFAGLRTTQRSESMNSYLSHFLTSKLKLKDLVGQVDKAIQSIRHTEREDDFISNNTSPQFPSNILQQYYQQVASVLTRNMYGKVAQQIDNALAYLIDSTSVEFGCRLHAILVRRNPVSTYVFSNEAFEPTLHPETSVKGTLEEGRQIER, from the exons ATGCAGTTCTTGAGATCTAACCGTGCTATCCCAGATTGTATGGGTGCCCAAGTAATGTCAATGAGACAGTCGGGCATACGAACTTGCCACATATTGAATCACCTTGCTGCagaaagaggaggacatgagTATGTTCCGTTCTTGAAAAAGGACTTATACAATTGGATTGGACGACAAAGACAGTTAGAAGAGGAGGAGGAAACAGATGCTGAGGGTGCCCTGGGATACTTGGAATGTCTTGGGTTACGTGACCCCAATTTTTTTGAAACACACACGATAGACGGGGAATATAGGCTCGCTGACTTGTTCTGGGCCGATGGAATTTTGAGAGATGACTATGGACATTTTGGGGAGATCATCGCATTTGACACAACGTACAAGAAGAATGCTTACAACAAACCCCTTCTTCTTTTTGTCGGCGTGAATCACCACTTCAGAACTGTTGTCTTCGCAGTGGCATTGCTGTACGATGAGAAGGAGGACACAAACATTTGGTTGTTGGAAGAATTCCTTCAATGTATGAACAACAAATTGCCTCTGGTTGTTGTCACTGATGGAGATAAAGCTATGGCTAAAGCAATAGAGAAAGTCATGCCTAATGCTGTCCATC AGGAAGAGTTTGACAAGAGTTGGGGTGGCTTGGTTACAGAATTTCAGCTACAAGATAGCCAATGGGCAGCCATAACATACAACAATAGAAGGAGTTGGGCAGAATGCTTCCTACGGGGTAATTTCTTTGCGGGCCTCAGAACCACCCAAAGGTCGGAGTCGATGAATTCTTAcctgtcacacttcttgacaagCAAACTTAAACTTAAAGACCTTGTTGGCCAAGTTGATAAAGCCATACAAAGCATACGCCACACGGAACGCGAAGATGACTTCATCAGTAACAACACATCGCCCCAGTTCCCTTCCAACATACTACAACAGTATTACCAGCAAGTTGCTTCAGTTTTGACGAGAAACATGTACGGTAAGGTCGCACAACAAATCGACAACGCTCTTGCATACTTAATTGATTCGACAAGTGTGGAATTTGGGTGCAGG TTGCATGCCATTCTAGTCAGACGGAATCCCGTGTCGACATATGTTTTTAGTAATGAAGCATTTGAACCTACCCTGCATCCTGAAACCTCTGTTAAAGGAACGCTGGAGGAAGGACGCCAAATTGAGAGGTGA